A stretch of Eubalaena glacialis isolate mEubGla1 chromosome 10, mEubGla1.1.hap2.+ XY, whole genome shotgun sequence DNA encodes these proteins:
- the PLEKHB1 gene encoding pleckstrin homology domain-containing family B member 1 isoform X1: MALVRGGWLWRQSSILRRWKRNWFALWLDGTLGYYHDETAQDEEDRVLIHFNVRDIKIGQECHDVQPPEGRSRDGLLTVNLREGSRLHLCAETRDDAIAWKTALLEANSTPAPAGATVPPRSRRVCPKVRCVTRSWSPCKVERRIWVRVYSPYQDYYEVVPPNAHEAMYVRSYYGPTYGPGVTHVVVRDDPCYSAGAPLAMGMLAGAATGAALGSLMWSPCWF, translated from the exons ATGGCCCTGGTGAGGGGCGGCTGGCTGTGGAGACAGA GCTCCATCCTCCGCCGCTGGAAGCGGAATTGGTTCGCCCTGTGGCTGGATGGAACCCTGGGCTACTACCACGATGAGACTGCGCAGGATGAGGAGGACCGCGTGCTCATCCACTTCAACGTCCGAGACATAAAGATAGGCCAAGAGTGCCACG ATGTGCAGCCCCCAGAGGGCAGGAGCCGAGATGGCCTGCTGACCGTGAACCTACGAGAGGGCTCCCGCCTGCACCTGTGTGCAGAGACCCGGGATGATGCCAT AGCATGGAAGACGGCACTGCTGGAGGCGAACTCCACCCCG GCCCCAGCTGGAGCCACCGTCCCTCCCAGGAGCCGCCGGGTTTGCCCCAAGGTCAGGTGTGTGACCCGCTCGTGGAGCCCCTGTAAGGTTGAGAGGCGGATCTGG GTGCGCGTTTACAGCCCGTACCAGGACTACTATGAGGTGGTGCCCCCCAACGCTCACGAGGCCATGTATGTCCGCAGCTACTATGGACCGACCTATG GCCCCGGCGTGACGCACGTAGTGGTCCGGGACGATCCTTGCTACAGCGCGGGCGCCCCCCTGGCCATGGGCATGCTTGCGGGAGCCGCCACAGGTGCAGCACTCGGCTCGCTCATGTGGTCGCCCTGCTGGTTCTGA
- the PLEKHB1 gene encoding pleckstrin homology domain-containing family B member 1 isoform X2 has translation MALVRGGWLWRQSSILRRWKRNWFALWLDGTLGYYHDETAQDEEDRVLIHFNVRDIKIGQECHDVQPPEGRSRDGLLTVNLREGSRLHLCAETRDDAIAWKTALLEANSTPVRVYSPYQDYYEVVPPNAHEAMYVRSYYGPTYGPGVTHVVVRDDPCYSAGAPLAMGMLAGAATGAALGSLMWSPCWF, from the exons ATGGCCCTGGTGAGGGGCGGCTGGCTGTGGAGACAGA GCTCCATCCTCCGCCGCTGGAAGCGGAATTGGTTCGCCCTGTGGCTGGATGGAACCCTGGGCTACTACCACGATGAGACTGCGCAGGATGAGGAGGACCGCGTGCTCATCCACTTCAACGTCCGAGACATAAAGATAGGCCAAGAGTGCCACG ATGTGCAGCCCCCAGAGGGCAGGAGCCGAGATGGCCTGCTGACCGTGAACCTACGAGAGGGCTCCCGCCTGCACCTGTGTGCAGAGACCCGGGATGATGCCAT AGCATGGAAGACGGCACTGCTGGAGGCGAACTCCACCCCG GTGCGCGTTTACAGCCCGTACCAGGACTACTATGAGGTGGTGCCCCCCAACGCTCACGAGGCCATGTATGTCCGCAGCTACTATGGACCGACCTATG GCCCCGGCGTGACGCACGTAGTGGTCCGGGACGATCCTTGCTACAGCGCGGGCGCCCCCCTGGCCATGGGCATGCTTGCGGGAGCCGCCACAGGTGCAGCACTCGGCTCGCTCATGTGGTCGCCCTGCTGGTTCTGA
- the PLEKHB1 gene encoding pleckstrin homology domain-containing family B member 1 isoform X3: MALVRGGWLWRQSSILRRWKRNWFALWLDGTLGYYHDETAQDEEDRVLIHFNVRDIKIGQECHDVQPPEGRSRDGLLTVNLREGSRLHLCAETRDDAIAWKTALLEANSTPAPAGATVPPRSRRVCPKVRCVTRSWSPCKVERRIWETWHFLQGKDQVRSALPLWNLAQCWVYSRCTMSAQ, from the exons ATGGCCCTGGTGAGGGGCGGCTGGCTGTGGAGACAGA GCTCCATCCTCCGCCGCTGGAAGCGGAATTGGTTCGCCCTGTGGCTGGATGGAACCCTGGGCTACTACCACGATGAGACTGCGCAGGATGAGGAGGACCGCGTGCTCATCCACTTCAACGTCCGAGACATAAAGATAGGCCAAGAGTGCCACG ATGTGCAGCCCCCAGAGGGCAGGAGCCGAGATGGCCTGCTGACCGTGAACCTACGAGAGGGCTCCCGCCTGCACCTGTGTGCAGAGACCCGGGATGATGCCAT AGCATGGAAGACGGCACTGCTGGAGGCGAACTCCACCCCG GCCCCAGCTGGAGCCACCGTCCCTCCCAGGAGCCGCCGGGTTTGCCCCAAGGTCAGGTGTGTGACCCGCTCGTGGAGCCCCTGTAAGGTTGAGAGGCGGATCTGG GAGACCTGGCACTTCCTTCAAGGCAAGGATCAAGTTAGGTCAGCTCTGCCCCTGTGGAACCTGGCACAGTGCTGGGTATACAGCCGGTGCACAATGAGTGCTCAGTGA